One Cololabis saira isolate AMF1-May2022 chromosome 18, fColSai1.1, whole genome shotgun sequence genomic region harbors:
- the scml4 gene encoding sex comb on midleg-like protein 4 isoform X3: MLSASGSWSPSGLMSNSPTRSEMQTSTLDPEYLAGPQAKVPGRKRGRPPVRKLEGIHSHYAEHQSPIKIPKKRGRKPGFKLKPRTVMSSLTNSYPSGTPEPEMGSVPQDAAIVPHSATPQILAAETPLPDDCMCDPPVDSKRYAVDPSDSAFNIMASQYQSKHSYGYRSSSCAVPQRVYRRASSPATFQDGNRNDYGESKRFAGKDPSSWGVEDVVCFIKGADPQALGPHAETFRKHEIDGDALLLLKSDMMMKYLGLKLGPALKLCYHIERLKQNQM; encoded by the exons ATG CTTTCGGCAAGTGGCTCTTGGTCTCCCTCAGGTCTGATGAGTAACTCGCCTACCCGCTCAGAGATGCAGACTTCCACTCTCGACCCCGAGTATCTAGCAGGACCCCAGGCTAAGGTGCCCGGCAGGAAGAGAGGACGACCCCCTGTCCGTAAGCTGGAGGGCATCCATAGCCACTATGCTGAGCATCAGTCACCCATCAAGATCCCCAAGAAGAGAGGCAGGAAACCTGGCTTTAAG CTGAAGCCCAGGACGGTGATGTCTTCACTTACCAACTCTTATCCCAGCGGCACACCGGAACCTGAGATGGGCTCCGTCCCGCAGGATGCCGCCATCGTCCCGCACTCAGCCACGCCACAGATCCTAGCAG CAGAGACGCCGCTGCCTGATGACTGCATGTGTGACCCCCCTGTGGACTCCAAGCGCTACGCCGTAGATCCCAGTGACTCTGCCTTCAACATCATGGCATCGCAGTACCAATCCAAACACTCTTACGGTTACCGTAGCAGCAGTTGTGCTGTTCCACAACGCGTCTACAGACGAGCATCGAGCCCGGCGACTTTTCAGGACGGAAATAGAAATG ACTACGGAGAGAGCAAGCGTTTTGCCGGCAAGGACCCCTCCAGCTGGGGTGTCGAAGATGTGGTTTGTTTCATTAAAGGAGCTGACCCCCAAGCCCTGGGACCCCACGCTGAGACATTCAGGAAGCAT GAAATAGATGGAgatgccctgctgctgctgaagagtgatatgatgatgaaatatctgGGACTGAAGCTGGGACCTGCACTCAAGCTCTGTTACCACATCGAGAGGCTGAAGCAGAATCAGATGTGA
- the scml4 gene encoding sex comb on midleg-like protein 4 isoform X4 — translation MSNSPTRSEMQTSTLDPEYLAGPQAKVPGRKRGRPPVRKLEGIHSHYAEHQSPIKIPKKRGRKPGFKLKPRTVMSSLTNSYPSGTPEPEMGSVPQDAAIVPHSATPQILAAETPLPDDCMCDPPVDSKRYAVDPSDSAFNIMASQYQSKHSYGYRSSSCAVPQRVYRRASSPATFQDGNRNDYGESKRFAGKDPSSWGVEDVVCFIKGADPQALGPHAETFRKHEIDGDALLLLKSDMMMKYLGLKLGPALKLCYHIERLKQNQM, via the exons ATGAGTAACTCGCCTACCCGCTCAGAGATGCAGACTTCCACTCTCGACCCCGAGTATCTAGCAGGACCCCAGGCTAAGGTGCCCGGCAGGAAGAGAGGACGACCCCCTGTCCGTAAGCTGGAGGGCATCCATAGCCACTATGCTGAGCATCAGTCACCCATCAAGATCCCCAAGAAGAGAGGCAGGAAACCTGGCTTTAAG CTGAAGCCCAGGACGGTGATGTCTTCACTTACCAACTCTTATCCCAGCGGCACACCGGAACCTGAGATGGGCTCCGTCCCGCAGGATGCCGCCATCGTCCCGCACTCAGCCACGCCACAGATCCTAGCAG CAGAGACGCCGCTGCCTGATGACTGCATGTGTGACCCCCCTGTGGACTCCAAGCGCTACGCCGTAGATCCCAGTGACTCTGCCTTCAACATCATGGCATCGCAGTACCAATCCAAACACTCTTACGGTTACCGTAGCAGCAGTTGTGCTGTTCCACAACGCGTCTACAGACGAGCATCGAGCCCGGCGACTTTTCAGGACGGAAATAGAAATG ACTACGGAGAGAGCAAGCGTTTTGCCGGCAAGGACCCCTCCAGCTGGGGTGTCGAAGATGTGGTTTGTTTCATTAAAGGAGCTGACCCCCAAGCCCTGGGACCCCACGCTGAGACATTCAGGAAGCAT GAAATAGATGGAgatgccctgctgctgctgaagagtgatatgatgatgaaatatctgGGACTGAAGCTGGGACCTGCACTCAAGCTCTGTTACCACATCGAGAGGCTGAAGCAGAATCAGATGTGA